A region from the Mycolicibacterium litorale genome encodes:
- a CDS encoding NAD(P)H-quinone dehydrogenase: MATRIVIIGGGPAGYEAALVAANRGVDGSDVHVTVIDSDGVGGACVLYDCVPSKTFIASTGVRTELRRASGLGIDISVEDAKISLPQIHNRVKTLARSQSADIGSQLLREGVTVIAGRGELVDDAPGLAQHRVKVTTNDGKTGVLKADVVLIATGASPRVLPNAVPDGERILTWRQLYDLTELPEHLVIVGSGVTGAEFCNAYTELGVTVTVVASRDQILPHEDSDAAAALEEVFAERGVTLVKNARAESVTRTADGVKVQIADGRCVEGSHALMTVGSVPNSTGLGLERVGIELGRGGYIPVDRVSRTTASGIYAAGDCTGLLPLASVAAMQGRIAMYHALGEGVAPIRLRTVASATFTRPEIGAVGIPQTAIDDGSVPARTLMLPLNTNARAKMSLLRHGFVKIFCRPATGVVIGGVVVAPIASELILPIALAVQNRISVTDLAQTLSVYPSLSGSIVEAARRLMAHDDLD; encoded by the coding sequence GTGGCAACCCGCATCGTGATCATCGGCGGCGGGCCCGCCGGCTATGAGGCGGCCCTTGTTGCCGCGAACAGAGGCGTCGACGGCTCCGATGTGCACGTCACCGTCATCGACTCCGACGGGGTGGGTGGCGCCTGCGTGCTCTACGACTGCGTGCCGTCCAAGACGTTCATCGCCTCCACCGGGGTGCGCACCGAACTGCGCCGCGCCTCCGGACTCGGGATCGACATCAGCGTCGAGGACGCGAAGATCTCGCTGCCGCAGATCCACAACCGCGTCAAGACGCTGGCCCGGTCGCAGTCCGCCGACATCGGCAGCCAGCTCCTGCGTGAGGGGGTGACGGTGATCGCCGGCCGCGGTGAGCTGGTCGACGACGCGCCGGGCCTGGCCCAGCACCGCGTCAAGGTCACCACCAACGACGGTAAGACCGGTGTGCTCAAGGCCGACGTCGTGCTCATCGCCACCGGCGCCAGCCCGCGGGTGCTGCCCAACGCGGTGCCCGACGGGGAGCGCATCCTGACCTGGCGGCAGCTCTACGACCTCACCGAGCTGCCCGAACACCTGGTGATCGTCGGCTCCGGCGTCACCGGCGCGGAGTTCTGCAACGCCTACACCGAACTCGGTGTCACGGTGACCGTGGTCGCCAGCCGCGACCAGATCCTGCCGCACGAGGACAGCGATGCCGCCGCGGCGCTGGAGGAGGTCTTCGCCGAACGCGGCGTGACCCTGGTCAAGAACGCCCGCGCCGAATCGGTCACCCGCACCGCCGACGGGGTGAAGGTGCAGATCGCCGACGGCCGCTGCGTCGAGGGCAGCCACGCCCTGATGACGGTCGGTTCGGTGCCGAACTCCACGGGTCTCGGGCTGGAGCGGGTCGGTATCGAGCTGGGCCGCGGCGGCTACATCCCCGTCGACCGGGTGTCGCGCACGACGGCGTCGGGCATCTACGCCGCCGGTGACTGCACCGGCCTGCTGCCGCTGGCGTCGGTCGCCGCCATGCAGGGGCGCATCGCGATGTACCACGCGCTCGGCGAAGGCGTCGCCCCGATCCGGCTGCGGACGGTCGCGTCGGCCACCTTCACCCGGCCGGAGATCGGCGCCGTCGGCATCCCGCAGACCGCGATCGACGACGGCAGCGTCCCCGCCCGCACGCTGATGCTGCCGCTGAACACCAACGCCCGCGCCAAGATGTCCCTGCTGCGGCACGGCTTCGTCAAGATCTTCTGCCGTCCGGCGACCGGCGTGGTGATCGGCGGCGTCGTGGTGGCCCCGATCGCCTCGGAACTGATCCTGCCGATCGCGCTGGCGGTGCAGAACCGCATCTCGGTCACCGACCTCGCGCAGACGCTGTCGGTGTATCCATCGCTGTCCGGTTCGATCGTCGAGGCCGCGCGTCGTCTCATGGCACACGACGATCTGGACTGA
- a CDS encoding MarR family winged helix-turn-helix transcriptional regulator → MTDRAAPATELREAIMAVARQMRRHRPDHGLTLSQLELLGEISRTGVTTPAELGARLQVRAQSLTDSINGLLARGLISRRPDDRDRRRQLIELTADGAALLDADRAERDAWLHGAMADTLTDLEFDLLMLIAPVLRKLASNDAKVGTLGP, encoded by the coding sequence ATGACCGATCGTGCCGCCCCCGCCACGGAGCTTCGCGAGGCCATCATGGCGGTGGCCCGCCAGATGCGTCGGCACCGGCCGGACCACGGCCTGACGCTCAGCCAGCTCGAACTGCTCGGCGAGATCAGCCGCACCGGCGTCACCACGCCGGCCGAACTCGGTGCGCGCCTGCAGGTCCGGGCCCAGTCGCTGACCGACAGCATCAACGGGCTGCTCGCCCGCGGCCTCATCTCGCGGCGCCCCGACGACCGGGACCGGCGCAGGCAACTCATCGAGCTGACCGCCGACGGCGCCGCACTGCTCGACGCCGACCGCGCCGAACGCGACGCCTGGCTGCACGGGGCGATGGCCGACACGCTGACCGACCTGGAATTCGATTTGCTGATGTTGATCGCACCAGTGCTGCGGAAGCTGGCATCAAATGACGCCAAAGTGGGCACACTTGGCCCATGA
- a CDS encoding DUF4032 domain-containing protein, with protein MAVPELRLRTPGAGLLALPWDRPLSEWSVPDVPLRDIAVGPSRHLVKFVACDGALWAVKELPPRIADKEYGVLGALEELGLPAVKRAGLVRQPDFDTSILVTRFLDGSWQYRRLFRRLPPEEPKHRARLFDAMATLLVELHRHGVFWGDCSLANTLFSRDGQVLQAWLVDAETSEVHPRLSDGQRRHDLDILVENVAADLMDLAAYLGSSEELEDTLIAEAQDIPNRYQRLWDVLHAEPVFDFSDRYRVEGTIRRLNELGFAVEEVTLQPVSDTASDRLRLHVAVGDRRFHAERLRALTGLDVGEGQARTLLGDLQTFQAQLAQEVGHDVDDATAAQLWVREVATPTMHRAHKAIGRAGTPIQAFCDLLEVRWLLSERAGRDVGTDQALVAMARDVIPPDSAAKMAVAEVPTQPMPVIELDD; from the coding sequence ATGGCCGTGCCCGAACTGCGGCTGCGCACTCCCGGCGCGGGGCTGCTCGCGCTGCCCTGGGACCGTCCGCTGTCCGAGTGGTCGGTGCCCGACGTGCCGCTGCGCGACATCGCCGTCGGCCCGAGCCGGCACCTGGTGAAGTTCGTCGCCTGCGACGGCGCACTGTGGGCGGTCAAAGAGCTGCCGCCGCGCATCGCCGACAAGGAGTACGGCGTGCTCGGCGCTCTCGAGGAGTTGGGCCTGCCCGCGGTGAAGCGGGCCGGGTTGGTCCGCCAGCCCGACTTCGACACCTCGATCCTGGTGACCCGCTTCCTCGACGGGTCGTGGCAGTACCGGCGGCTGTTCCGCAGGCTGCCGCCCGAGGAACCCAAACACCGGGCGCGGCTGTTCGACGCGATGGCCACCCTGCTGGTCGAACTGCACCGCCACGGCGTCTTCTGGGGGGACTGTTCGCTGGCCAACACCCTGTTCTCGCGCGACGGTCAGGTGCTGCAGGCGTGGCTGGTCGACGCCGAGACGTCCGAGGTGCACCCCCGGCTGTCGGACGGTCAACGCCGCCACGACCTCGACATCCTGGTGGAGAACGTCGCCGCCGACCTGATGGACCTCGCCGCCTACCTCGGCTCCTCGGAGGAGCTGGAGGACACGCTGATCGCCGAAGCGCAGGACATCCCGAACCGCTATCAGCGGCTGTGGGACGTGCTGCACGCCGAACCGGTCTTCGACTTCAGCGACCGGTACCGCGTCGAGGGCACGATCCGCCGGCTCAACGAGCTGGGCTTCGCCGTCGAAGAGGTCACCCTGCAACCCGTCAGCGACACGGCATCGGACCGGCTGCGATTGCACGTCGCCGTGGGCGACCGACGCTTCCACGCCGAACGGCTGCGCGCGCTGACCGGGCTGGACGTCGGGGAGGGGCAGGCCCGCACGCTGCTCGGCGATCTGCAGACGTTCCAGGCGCAACTCGCCCAGGAGGTCGGCCACGACGTCGACGATGCGACGGCGGCTCAGCTGTGGGTCAGAGAGGTCGCCACGCCCACCATGCACCGCGCGCACAAGGCGATCGGCCGCGCGGGCACGCCGATCCAGGCGTTCTGCGATCTGCTCGAGGTGCGCTGGTTGCTCAGCGAACGCGCGGGCCGCGACGTCGGCACCGACCAGGCTCTCGTCGCGATGGCGCGCGACGTCATCCCGCCGGATTCGGCGGCCAAGATGGCGGTCGCGGAGGTCCCGACGCAGCCCATGCCGGTGATCGAACTCGACGACTGA
- a CDS encoding phospho-sugar mutase yields MTSSAISTTVQEWIAHDPDPQTAAELSQCSPEELDERFSRSLTFGTAGLRGPLRGGPNGMNLAVVLRATWAVAKVLKDRGLDGSQVVVGRDARHRSDEFARAAAEVLAAQGFEVVLMLAAVPTPVIAFTVRHMNAVAGIQITASHNPPTDNGYKVYVEEGLQVAGETAAEIEAAIAEAPFADEIHRAAVETGGMEEIQAYIERTTLVRRTKDDVRVALTPLHGVGGEYALDALVRAGIVDVHVVEEQFAPDPDFPTVPSPNPEEPGAVDALLALAADIDAEIAIALDPDADRCAVGVPTPDGWRMLSGDETGWLLGEYLLAQVEPGPVMERMVVASTVVSSRMLAAIAESYGARYVETLTGFKWLSRAVADLPGHTLLYAYEEAIGHCVDPAAVRDKDGITAALLACDLVAALRAQGRTVLDSLDELARRHGVHVTAAVSRPVADADDAAAVLARLRDTPPDRLAGHEVTVTDLSTSDGPLRSDALILAGGDADTSVRMVVRPSGTEPKVKSYIEVRRACHGNLESARAEAQRLRDELVALAEQW; encoded by the coding sequence ATGACTTCCTCGGCGATCTCGACGACCGTGCAGGAATGGATTGCCCACGACCCCGATCCGCAGACCGCGGCGGAGTTGTCCCAGTGCAGTCCTGAGGAACTCGACGAGCGGTTCTCCCGCTCACTGACGTTCGGCACGGCCGGCTTGCGCGGCCCGCTGCGCGGCGGCCCCAACGGGATGAACCTGGCCGTCGTGCTGCGCGCCACGTGGGCGGTGGCCAAGGTGCTCAAGGACCGCGGGCTGGACGGTTCGCAGGTCGTCGTCGGCCGTGACGCCCGGCACCGGTCCGACGAATTCGCCCGCGCCGCCGCCGAGGTCCTCGCCGCACAGGGGTTCGAGGTGGTGCTGATGCTGGCGGCCGTGCCGACCCCGGTGATCGCCTTCACCGTGCGCCACATGAACGCCGTGGCCGGCATCCAGATCACCGCATCGCACAACCCGCCCACCGACAACGGGTACAAGGTCTACGTCGAGGAGGGGCTGCAGGTCGCCGGGGAGACCGCCGCCGAGATCGAGGCGGCGATCGCCGAGGCGCCGTTCGCCGACGAGATCCACAGGGCCGCGGTGGAAACGGGCGGCATGGAGGAGATCCAGGCCTACATCGAACGCACCACTCTGGTTCGGCGCACGAAAGACGATGTGCGCGTGGCCCTGACGCCGCTGCACGGGGTGGGCGGCGAGTACGCCCTCGACGCGCTGGTGCGCGCAGGCATCGTCGACGTCCACGTGGTGGAGGAGCAGTTCGCCCCCGATCCCGACTTCCCCACCGTGCCGTCGCCGAATCCGGAGGAACCCGGCGCCGTCGACGCGCTACTCGCCCTCGCCGCCGACATCGACGCCGAGATCGCGATCGCACTCGACCCGGACGCCGACCGGTGCGCGGTCGGTGTCCCGACTCCGGACGGTTGGCGCATGCTCTCCGGCGACGAAACCGGCTGGCTCCTCGGTGAATACCTGCTGGCGCAGGTGGAGCCGGGACCGGTGATGGAGCGGATGGTGGTGGCCAGCACGGTCGTGTCGTCGCGCATGCTGGCCGCGATCGCCGAATCCTACGGCGCCCGCTACGTGGAGACGCTGACCGGCTTCAAGTGGCTGAGCCGCGCCGTCGCCGACCTGCCGGGCCACACCCTGCTCTACGCCTACGAGGAGGCCATCGGGCACTGTGTCGACCCCGCGGCCGTCCGCGACAAGGACGGCATCACCGCGGCGCTGCTGGCGTGCGATCTGGTGGCGGCGCTGCGCGCGCAGGGCCGCACGGTGCTCGACAGCCTCGACGAGCTGGCCCGCCGCCACGGCGTGCACGTCACCGCGGCCGTGAGCCGTCCCGTTGCCGACGCCGACGACGCGGCCGCGGTGCTGGCGCGGCTGCGTGACACCCCGCCCGACCGCCTCGCCGGACACGAGGTCACCGTCACGGATCTGAGCACCTCCGACGGACCGCTGCGGTCGGATGCGCTGATCCTGGCCGGCGGCGACGCCGACACCTCGGTGCGCATGGTGGTGCGCCCGTCCGGAACCGAACCGAAGGTCAAGTCCTACATCGAGGTTCGCCGGGCCTGCCACGGAAACCTGGAGTCCGCGCGCGCCGAGGCGCAGCGGCTGCGCGACGAACTGGTGGCGCTGGCCGAGCAGTGGTGA
- a CDS encoding gamma-glutamylcyclotransferase codes for MPLYAAYGSNMHPEQMMERAPHSPMAGTGWLHGWRLTFGGEDIGWEGALATVVEDPLSKVFVVLYDMTKEDEENLDRWEGSELGIHKKIRCRVDRLSSDTDTDPVLAWLYVVDAWEGGLPSARYLGVMADAAEIAGAPAEYVHDLRTRPSRSIGPGTKG; via the coding sequence GTGCCGCTCTACGCCGCCTACGGGTCGAACATGCATCCAGAGCAGATGATGGAGCGCGCACCGCATTCACCGATGGCCGGAACCGGATGGCTGCACGGGTGGCGGTTGACCTTCGGCGGCGAGGACATCGGCTGGGAGGGCGCGCTCGCCACCGTCGTGGAGGATCCGCTGTCGAAGGTGTTCGTCGTGCTCTACGACATGACCAAGGAGGACGAGGAGAACCTCGACCGCTGGGAGGGTTCGGAGCTCGGCATCCACAAGAAGATCCGCTGCCGCGTCGACCGGCTGTCGTCGGACACCGACACCGACCCCGTGCTGGCGTGGCTCTACGTCGTCGACGCCTGGGAGGGTGGGCTGCCGTCGGCGCGCTACCTCGGAGTGATGGCCGATGCCGCCGAAATCGCCGGTGCGCCAGCCGAATACGTGCACGATCTGCGGACCCGCCCGTCGCGCAGCATCGGGCCCGGCACCAAGGGCTGA
- a CDS encoding M20 family metallopeptidase, whose protein sequence is MPTATASSSVEDAVHRRRGNLVELSHAIHAEPELAFAEYRSCAKTQVLVAEYGFEMTTAAGGLDTAFRASYGSGPLVVGVCAEYDALPGIGHACGHNIIAASAVGTALALADVADELGLTVVLIGTPAEETGGGKVLLLEAGVFDDVAVAVMLHPGPVDIAAARSLALSEVDVAYTGRESHAAVAPHLGLNAGDAVTVAQVAIGLLRQQLAPGQMVHGIVTDGGQATNVIPARTGLRYTMRATDSAALRELEERMAGCFQAGAVATGCDYEVAETAPAYAELTPDRWLAGVFRDEMERVGRRPVPAEAEAALPLGSTDMGNVTQVVPGIHPVVGVDAGGASIHQPAFTAAAAGPSADKAVIEGAIMLARTVVRLAETPAERDRVLERQERRAS, encoded by the coding sequence ATGCCCACAGCCACCGCGTCGAGCAGCGTCGAAGACGCCGTCCACCGACGCCGGGGCAATCTGGTCGAGCTGTCGCACGCCATCCACGCCGAACCGGAGCTGGCGTTCGCCGAGTACCGCAGCTGCGCGAAGACTCAGGTACTGGTCGCGGAGTACGGGTTCGAGATGACCACCGCCGCCGGTGGCCTCGACACGGCGTTCCGCGCCTCCTACGGCAGCGGGCCGCTGGTGGTCGGGGTGTGTGCGGAGTACGACGCGCTTCCCGGTATCGGCCACGCGTGCGGCCACAACATCATCGCGGCCTCGGCTGTCGGGACCGCGCTGGCGCTCGCCGACGTCGCCGACGAGCTGGGGCTGACGGTGGTGCTGATCGGTACGCCCGCCGAGGAGACCGGTGGCGGGAAGGTGCTGCTGCTCGAGGCCGGCGTGTTCGACGACGTCGCGGTGGCCGTGATGCTGCACCCGGGCCCGGTCGACATCGCCGCCGCGCGGTCACTGGCGCTGTCGGAGGTCGACGTCGCCTACACCGGCCGTGAATCGCATGCGGCCGTGGCGCCGCACCTGGGGCTGAACGCCGGGGACGCCGTCACCGTCGCGCAGGTCGCGATCGGACTGCTGCGCCAGCAGCTCGCGCCCGGGCAGATGGTGCACGGCATCGTCACCGACGGCGGGCAGGCCACCAACGTCATCCCGGCTCGTACCGGGCTGCGCTACACCATGCGGGCCACTGATTCGGCCGCACTGCGCGAGCTCGAGGAGCGGATGGCGGGCTGCTTCCAGGCGGGTGCGGTCGCGACCGGCTGTGACTACGAGGTCGCCGAGACCGCACCGGCCTACGCCGAGCTCACCCCCGACCGCTGGCTGGCCGGGGTGTTCCGCGACGAGATGGAGCGCGTCGGCCGCCGGCCGGTGCCCGCCGAGGCCGAGGCCGCGCTGCCGCTCGGCAGCACCGACATGGGCAACGTCACCCAGGTCGTGCCCGGTATCCACCCGGTGGTGGGCGTCGACGCCGGCGGTGCGTCGATCCACCAGCCGGCGTTCACCGCTGCGGCGGCGGGACCCAGCGCGGACAAGGCCGTCATCGAGGGTGCGATCATGTTGGCGCGCACCGTGGTTCGTCTCGCCGAGACGCCCGCGGAGCGCGACCGGGTGCTGGAGCGGCAGGAAAGGCGGGCGTCGTGA
- the upp gene encoding uracil phosphoribosyltransferase, with product MDVRVVDHPLAAARLTTLRDETTDNAAFRSALRDLTLMLVYEATRDAARQDVEVRTPIAVTTGSRLARPPLLVPVLRAGLGMVDQAHALIPEAQVGFVGVARNEETREPTPYLESLPADLSTQPVFVLDPMLATGGSLAHTVGLLQARGAVDITAICVVVAPEGIATLEKAAPDMRLFTATIDEGLDEAAYIVPGLGDAGDRQFGPR from the coding sequence ATGGATGTGCGCGTCGTCGACCACCCGCTGGCCGCTGCCCGGCTGACCACGCTGCGTGACGAGACGACCGACAACGCGGCATTCCGCTCCGCGCTGCGCGACCTGACGCTGATGCTGGTCTACGAGGCGACCCGCGACGCCGCCCGTCAGGACGTCGAAGTGCGGACCCCGATCGCGGTGACGACCGGTTCACGGCTGGCGCGCCCGCCCCTTCTGGTGCCGGTCCTGCGGGCGGGACTGGGAATGGTCGACCAGGCGCACGCGCTGATCCCGGAGGCGCAGGTGGGCTTCGTCGGCGTCGCCCGTAACGAGGAGACCCGCGAGCCGACGCCGTATCTGGAATCGCTGCCCGCGGATCTGAGCACCCAGCCGGTGTTCGTGCTCGACCCGATGCTGGCCACCGGCGGGTCGCTCGCCCACACCGTCGGACTGCTGCAGGCGCGCGGAGCCGTCGACATCACCGCCATCTGCGTGGTGGTCGCACCAGAGGGCATCGCGACCCTCGAGAAGGCCGCACCCGATATGCGGTTGTTCACCGCGACGATCGACGAGGGCCTCGACGAGGCCGCCTACATCGTGCCCGGGCTCGGCGATGCGGGGGACCGCCAGTTCGGTCCCCGCTGA
- a CDS encoding amidohydrolase, with protein sequence MSVLKHAAARWLSDHYDELVQWRRHIHAHPELGRQEFATTQFVGARLADAGLNPKVLPGGTGLTCDFGPDHGPRIALRADMDALPMAERTGLPFSSTVPNVAHACGHDGHTAVLLGAAMALASVPELPVGVRLIFQAAEELMPGGAIDAIAAGALSGVSRIFALHCDPRLAVGRVAVRPGPITSAADQVEVTLQSPGGHTSRPHLTGDLVYGLGTLITGVPGVLSRRIDPRNSTVMVWGAVNAGVAANAIPQSGTLAGTIRTASRETWVTLESIVRETVSSLLAPLGIEYSLQYRQGVPPVVNEEIATRVLMHAIEEIGPDVLADTRQSGGGEDFSWYLEEVPGAMARLGVWSGRGPQLDLHQPTFDLDERALGVGVRLMVNIVEQAAALT encoded by the coding sequence GTGAGCGTGCTCAAACATGCCGCGGCGCGTTGGCTGTCGGACCACTACGACGAACTGGTGCAGTGGCGCCGCCACATCCACGCCCACCCGGAACTGGGCCGCCAGGAGTTCGCGACCACCCAGTTCGTCGGCGCCCGCCTGGCCGATGCCGGCCTCAACCCCAAGGTGCTGCCCGGCGGAACGGGGCTGACCTGCGATTTCGGTCCCGACCACGGTCCGCGCATCGCGTTGCGCGCCGACATGGACGCGTTGCCGATGGCCGAGCGCACCGGGTTGCCGTTCTCGTCGACCGTGCCGAACGTGGCGCACGCCTGCGGCCACGACGGCCACACCGCGGTGCTGCTCGGCGCCGCGATGGCGCTGGCGTCGGTGCCCGAACTGCCCGTCGGCGTGCGGCTGATCTTCCAGGCGGCCGAGGAGCTGATGCCGGGCGGCGCGATCGACGCGATCGCGGCCGGGGCGCTCAGCGGGGTGTCGCGCATCTTCGCGCTGCACTGCGATCCGCGGCTCGCGGTCGGGCGGGTCGCGGTGCGCCCCGGACCCATCACCTCGGCCGCCGATCAGGTCGAGGTGACGTTGCAGTCGCCGGGCGGGCACACCTCCCGGCCGCATCTGACCGGCGACCTGGTCTACGGGCTGGGCACGTTGATCACCGGCGTGCCGGGTGTGCTGTCGCGCCGCATCGACCCCCGCAACAGCACGGTGATGGTGTGGGGTGCGGTCAACGCCGGGGTCGCGGCCAACGCGATCCCGCAGAGCGGCACGCTGGCCGGTACCATCCGCACCGCATCGCGCGAGACCTGGGTGACGCTGGAATCGATTGTGCGGGAGACGGTTTCGTCGCTGCTCGCCCCGCTGGGCATCGAGTACAGCCTGCAGTACCGCCAGGGCGTGCCGCCGGTGGTGAACGAGGAGATCGCCACCCGCGTGCTGATGCACGCGATCGAGGAGATCGGCCCGGACGTGCTGGCCGACACCCGTCAGTCCGGCGGCGGTGAGGACTTTTCCTGGTACCTCGAGGAGGTGCCGGGTGCGATGGCGCGCCTCGGAGTGTGGAGCGGCCGGGGTCCGCAGCTCGACCTGCACCAGCCGACGTTCGACCTCGACGAGCGCGCGCTCGGCGTCGGGGTGCGGCTGATGGTCAACATCGTCGAGCAGGCCGCCGCGCTCACCTGA
- a CDS encoding purine-nucleoside phosphorylase: MTSPAEVAQRAAEAIRERTGVEDHDVAVVLGSGWAPAAEAFGTPSATIPMADLPGFTPPTAAGHGGQALSLRIGAHRVLVLVGRIHAYEGHDLRHVVHPVRAACAAGVRTVVLTNAAGGLREDFTVGQPVLISDHLNLTARSPLVGAQFVDLVDAYSPRLRALARTIDPTLAEGVYAGLPGPHYETPAEIRMLRTLGADLVGMSTVHETIAARAAGAEVLAVSLVTNLAAGMTGQPLSHTEVLEAGRQSATRMGALLAGVIAGL, from the coding sequence GTGACCAGCCCGGCGGAGGTGGCCCAGCGCGCGGCGGAGGCGATCCGCGAGCGCACCGGCGTCGAGGATCACGACGTCGCGGTGGTGCTGGGTTCGGGATGGGCGCCCGCGGCCGAGGCGTTCGGCACGCCGTCGGCGACCATCCCGATGGCGGACCTGCCCGGCTTCACCCCGCCGACGGCCGCCGGCCACGGCGGACAGGCCTTGTCGCTGCGCATCGGTGCGCACCGGGTCCTGGTCCTCGTCGGTCGCATCCACGCCTACGAGGGCCACGACCTGCGCCACGTCGTCCACCCGGTACGCGCAGCGTGCGCCGCCGGGGTCCGCACGGTCGTGCTGACCAACGCCGCGGGCGGGCTGCGCGAGGACTTCACCGTCGGCCAGCCGGTGCTGATCAGTGACCACCTCAATCTCACGGCCCGCTCGCCGCTGGTCGGGGCACAGTTCGTCGACCTGGTCGACGCGTACTCCCCTCGGCTGCGCGCTCTCGCCAGGACGATCGATCCCACTCTCGCCGAGGGGGTGTACGCCGGCCTGCCGGGTCCGCACTACGAGACCCCGGCCGAGATCCGGATGTTGCGCACGCTCGGGGCGGACCTGGTCGGGATGTCGACGGTCCACGAGACGATCGCCGCCCGGGCGGCGGGTGCGGAGGTCCTGGCGGTCTCACTGGTGACCAATCTGGCGGCGGGGATGACCGGACAGCCGCTCTCCCACACCGAAGTGCTCGAAGCCGGCCGTCAGTCCGCGACCCGGATGGGTGCGCTGCTGGCGGGCGTCATCGCCGGTTTGTGA
- a CDS encoding AbrB family transcriptional regulator has translation MARVLRWVLLVAASVAVTVPLTLAGVPSAGLFAALAVGVVLALTALAPAGVPRPAGVVAQGVLGVYIGTMVQHDAFGALGSDWPFVVAIAVATLLLSVFAGALLGLHRDVTPLTGSLALTAGGASGLVAIARDLGGDDRVVSVVQYLRVALVTASMPLVVSFVYHPDTSHPASGVTPSAPAPWYLSVGMLVVLVVVGAAGGRLLRLPGAGLLGPMALTVVLQLTGLSFGLSVPAVLVQVSYFVIGWQAGLAFTAASLRAIARILPAALALIVVLGVSTAGLGVVLAHYTALTPLEGYLATSPGGVYAVLATAVETGSNVTFIIAAQVLRVLLMLFASPLLARAVVWAGRRFSGHKPAMTPASSAPIRVAD, from the coding sequence ATGGCGAGAGTCCTCAGATGGGTGCTGCTGGTGGCCGCGTCGGTCGCCGTCACCGTTCCCCTCACCCTCGCCGGCGTGCCGTCGGCCGGACTGTTCGCCGCACTGGCCGTCGGCGTGGTGCTGGCGCTGACGGCCCTGGCGCCGGCCGGGGTGCCCAGGCCCGCCGGCGTCGTCGCACAGGGTGTCCTGGGCGTCTACATCGGCACGATGGTGCAGCACGACGCGTTCGGCGCCCTGGGCTCGGATTGGCCGTTCGTCGTCGCGATCGCCGTGGCCACTCTGTTGCTGAGCGTGTTCGCGGGGGCGCTCCTCGGCCTGCACCGCGACGTCACCCCGCTCACCGGATCGCTGGCCCTGACGGCGGGCGGCGCCTCCGGCCTGGTCGCCATCGCCCGTGATCTCGGCGGTGACGACCGGGTGGTCTCGGTGGTGCAGTACCTGCGCGTGGCCCTGGTGACCGCGTCCATGCCGCTCGTCGTCTCGTTCGTCTACCACCCCGACACCTCTCATCCCGCGAGCGGCGTGACCCCGTCGGCGCCGGCGCCGTGGTATCTGAGCGTGGGCATGCTGGTGGTGCTGGTGGTGGTCGGCGCCGCGGGCGGGCGACTGCTGCGGCTTCCGGGCGCCGGTCTACTCGGGCCGATGGCGCTGACGGTGGTGTTGCAACTGACCGGGCTGTCGTTCGGACTGTCCGTCCCCGCAGTGCTCGTGCAGGTCTCGTACTTCGTGATCGGCTGGCAGGCCGGGCTGGCGTTCACCGCCGCGTCGCTGCGCGCGATCGCCCGGATCCTGCCCGCGGCGCTCGCGTTGATCGTGGTGCTCGGGGTGAGCACGGCGGGCCTCGGCGTGGTGCTCGCCCACTACACCGCGCTCACGCCGCTCGAGGGTTACCTCGCGACCAGTCCCGGCGGGGTGTACGCGGTGTTGGCGACGGCGGTGGAGACGGGCTCGAACGTCACGTTCATCATCGCCGCGCAGGTGCTGCGGGTGCTGCTGATGCTGTTCGCGTCGCCGCTGCTGGCCCGCGCGGTGGTGTGGGCCGGTCGCCGGTTCTCCGGTCACAAACCGGCGATGACGCCCGCCAGCAGCGCACCCATCCGGGTCGCGGACTGA